The Coccinella septempunctata chromosome 9, icCocSept1.1, whole genome shotgun sequence genomic interval AGGCGCCCAAGGCGACCGCCTCGGTAGCCCCGCTCACGCGACGCTCTGAGTATTTTGTCTTATCTATGTAGGGGGTACAATTTTTCATTGTGTTGGGAATCTTCGTCCTGCTGGTTGTTGCATGTAAATTGACCGCTAATGTCCACCAATCTAAACTTTTCCCGTCACGCAAGCGTGTTGATACCCGGTGAGAAGTTGAGTTGCCTTAAATGTCAAGTTTAGTTTGTCGGTTTCAACCTCTATACAGTCTCAAGGGGGGAGTTTCGATATTGCTGGTGTTACTGGTCGCATTCGAATTACAATAGAACCTGTACGACCAGGCCAATAGTCATCGTCTCTGAGATGCTGGCAGTACTGTTCGGGAATATCGGAACTGCCCCTATGTAATGCTAGCCCTGTCACACCTTTGTTCAagttttgttgccagttattgaATATACTTCGTagcattttctctttttcttttctgGTCTCTAAACGTATTGTATTGTATCACCCTTTCAGTTTTTGTGCTGGATTTTTGTCTCAAGACACTAGCGCAGTTGGCTTGGCGTTGCCTACAGTGCAGCTTTCATCGTTGAATATTCTCTGTTGATAAGTAGCAGTAATACTCTCTGTCTATCGTCAATTCTCTCTCTGTTACGTCTGTTTCACTTTAAGGACCCATATATCAGAGGCATACAATGCGGTTGGTTTTATAACACATTCCGACACTTGTCTGATTACATCTTTGTTATGTCCCGCTGATTTTTCCAATCAGCTTCGTTGTCATTTTACTTGAGTTAAAAACGAGGGAAAAGTTTCCTCTTTCCTCTGGTCTTCTTAACGCGCGAAGTATTTTAATTGTCTGTCTTTTGTCAGTCCTAAGCTTTTGATCGGATCTTGGCCTAGAAGTGTCGCCCTTGTTTTTTATAGTTGGTAGTCgttgtatttttcaaaaataaacatcgTCTCTGTCTTATCTCCGCTATTCTTCACGCCTTTCGGCTTCCCAGCTCTTGCAGTCTTCCCATATAAGGTGCAATTCACCTTGTATTCAATTACAAATTCATACACCAGGTATTGATAAATCAATAAAGATTCAGTATGTCTGCGTCGCAATtataattcatttcaaattattcataACATACAAGATTAGTAATAAAGTTTTCTTTCTCAGGTGTCCTATTCAGCAGGTTCAAATAACGTCAAGCTACCACCAATTTATATGAAGAGCTTAGACAACGAACTGATACCGGTTCTTCACAGACTAGCCTCAAACAACGTCACAGATCAACCTATAGTTTTGGAACTGATATTTCGCATTCTTAAGATATAACAATTTAGATTTTCATGCTCCATTGAGTCAATATTTTATTGTAACTAGCTCTATTCTATAATTTTCTTGCAGAGTGTTAGAATTCGAAATTCTAGTTTACCCCTAAAAAATCTTGACTGGTATTGgagtaaatatatatatatacctaaaatttggaaaaaataacaatttttcttcGTGATGTGATATTTTAAAACACTCTGTTCTAAACGATTCAACTTCCTTGAAGCTTATTTAGTTAATGCACTACTTTGGTTTTAGAGGTTTCCAGCTGTTTATATACATTATTTTATCAACTGTTAAATTTAGAATATATGTTAATAAATGAagatatatttatgaaaaagtgtttttacaaaaatttcGCAAACAATTGCGAATAACTTTCATTTCTACATCTTAGATGTTTCTGCTCAAGTTCCTGAATCTTCTCGTGATTTAATTGTTTCAGTATCTCCAGATTCTTCAATAATCTGTTCTTGAGAACAACAGCACGGGCGTAATATATGAACTTGTTCAAAATTAAATAACGTTTAAACCATGGTTCAATACAATAATCATTAGTCGTGGTATCAAGTTTctaaaatttgagaaaataaaaaaatatcagtgTACGACTTATACTCACTTCGTGAATATTCCTAATTAGCCTTCTTCTCTCCCTTCTTCCATCAACTTCATAATTTCTCATCTTCTCGTAGAAATCTTCTTTTATCTCGCTTTCCTAAGAATAATGttaaatgtttattcacaactgcAAGTACGGATGAATAGATTTCCAAAAACTTGGAACAGAAAATCTAACCGTTTCTTTTtgtttcaaatgaaagaaatcttcactgactccttcaatgaaattttcatagtCCTTTAATAATTTCTCCTTCGATGTTAAGAAAGTTTGTTCATTGAATTCTCGATATTTCTTCGCAATGTCGGCAAATCTGGCACATTTTTCCTTATACATCTTCAAATGTTCATCGTGATAATTACCCGTTGGATTTAAAAGATCGTAATCAGGTCTGACGAAAGGTTTTCTCTGGAGAATTTTTTTGTTAACTTGGTCTATATTGAGAGGCTTCAGACTTGTACTTTGCATTGTAAAAATACGTggagatatcgaagattatTCTGCTTCTGTTCTTAGGGGATTTGTTGTCATTTCATTCAGATCGTCAAAACTTTCGAGTCAAAGTCAAAGAAAATCATTCGACATTCGATGAAATATTCCGTGACAaagtaagaaaaaaaagtttaaaatgtcCAGGGAAAGAAGTACTATACGAGAACAATGAAATGTCACAGCATCTACTAAATAACTGGTACCTACAAAGCAAAAACAGGAATGGACAAATTTTAGTTCATTAGTATgttctatttattttatgaatatacTAAAATAAAACTGACTCTAATTTCAATCGAAAAAGTACGTGTATAGTCGGAGAAATATAAGTACAGCCAGAGACAGACAGAGAGTTTGTCTCTGGTACAGCTATATTTATTAAGAGGATTCGTGCATGGCTGCTCAAaatcaaatttatatttttctcatttttgatatgtcttaaaattatataaaataaaacgtACTCACTCTTATTGCAATAACTATTCATGTTCTTCTTCAAGCAAGTTCTACTACCCAAGGTTCCAAGGAAAGGAAGATAAATAAGTTCGTGAAATCTCACGAGCCGACCACGGGTTGCTAAGAAATCGGATTTTCGATCAGGAACACAGAAGATAGGAGATACATTCAGAGTGGCGCCAGATCAGTTACTAAGTGGGTAGGCAACTGGAAATACGAATGTTTGTATTGAAAGTCAAAGTCAGAACCTGACTTTGGTTACCTCCTGACTTCGGTTACCTTCCCGATGTCATGTATTCCTAATTCAAAATTCGATTTACTTACGTTACAGAATACCGTCTCTCGTTTCGCTATCGTTATAGTTCGATAGCGCTATTGAGCTCATGCTGTGGAGCTCAAGCTCAAGGGTGTCTACAGAAGATATATTATAACCGGCTGCAGCTCActagtttttcaaaaattttcgaggAATATTTCTTTCTTTTCATGATATACGTGATCCCAACAAATTTCCAATTTCATGCTTGGAGTAAGTACGAGTGAAAAATGGCATTCAATATTCTATCCATGCATCAATATCAATCGCACTTTTTATATTTGGCCAAAACACAAAATCTAAAGGGTGTTGGTGCAAAGCAAAATTCAATTAgtaggtatattttttttttttattaatctcaataattattaacaatcagaataatattctataAGTTAATGTATTAACAAGTAGTCAAGTGACTTGAATAGAGCGGGGAGATTATCTCCAGTGAGAGAATCTCATTATTCCATTAAATCAGCTGGCCAATGTCTCTTCAATCTTCTTGATAAGGTGTTTGCCAGTAAGGGTTGGAGTAAAATATTTGAGTGGTTTTCCATTCTTGCGTGGTGATGTTTGCTTCTATGCTTGATGACTTCTTCAACGTATGGTATATTTAGTTCTTCATGTAAAGTCTGGTTGGACACATACCATGGGGCGTTGGCCATCATGCGAAGTATTTTCGATTGCGTTCTTTGGATCAGAGCTATGCTGGATTTGCTTGCGCATCCCCAGATTTCTATCCCGTATGTCCATATTGGGGTGATGATAGTTTTATACAACAATATTTTGTTTGTCAGTGGTAACTTGGATTTTCTTCCGATGAGCCAATTAATTTCCCTGACTTTGAGGTCAATTTGTAAATTAACAATTAGTCTATGATACACAGAGGAATCATTTTAAAATTCCGATATTTCATTGTCCATTCATAATAATGAACGTGAGCCGTAAAGTTGTCGTAAACCCAATGTTGTCGTAATTCACAATGCAAATTTGAACGTAACTTTTCCTtgtcaaatatcaaaatttcatgaaCTCTTACTTATTATTTCATGGTTATAAGAATAAATAGGTATTCAGAATATTCAGATTAGGAAATTTTTTGCGAAATatggaaataaaagaaaataattattcaacTTCAAATATCCTAAATATATCActagattttgaaatttacgTTTGAGTTACGACTACGACGCTCGTAAACGCAAATATTTTCGTGTAAGGCCCTATATCTTCGCGTTTTACGTTGAATGGAAAGAGAAGTACACATCTTATAAGAATAAGAAAGCATATCTATGATTTCAATTCATTTCCATGGTCGCAGGTCAGAATTTGTTGTTTACGAAAAAGTAAGGTTATGATGTCTGATACCaatttatatatataatattatattatatctatTTCCTCGATATTATCGTAATTTTGAGCCATGGCTgactatttttgtgaattcGATATTTGCGAATTAAACCAAGTTTGCTGTGGCGAAAATGTATGTTGCGATAATCCAAAACCTCTCACTGATTTATGGTATATATGGTACGATATCATCCACATTTTTCAAAggaaatttttgttgaatataCGTGTTTTGTAGGTTTGGAGTCCTTTTACTTATGATAACAGTAGCTATTGCTGTTACTGTGATGTGTAGGATGTACTGTAGTAAACGTCGTCCTAAAAATGGCTACGTTTTATTACAAAATGTAACATGTGATAATTCAACTGAAAAGGGAAAATCTAATTGCACATGAAACAGTAATCATTCAATGTTCAATGAAAAATGTGATATGAAATATGTCTGAAATTAACAATACTCTCagtttcaattttaatttatattatttatcatGAAAGATTAATCTTTCTTCAGTATGTATATGAAATGttagttatatttttattgtttagtTTTCTGTAATATATCCAGATATGTACTATAATAAAGAAATTGTCCATTTTTATTTGGAAATTTGTTGTAacctataatctttgattaagCATATTGGCGTTTCTAGGCCAATTGGCTGGAATTTCCATTCAATTGGCATAGGGGGAACttcgaaaaaacaaatttcaaaagCTTTTTTAATTCACAATTACAAAAAACACCATAAAATATTACCCCCTTGAAACTGCACTGATTAGGCATCTTTTCATTCGATGCCGATGCACGCAGACGCAGATTCCATGCACTATGATAATTCCGGTCATGTCCTTCCCCCCTTACATACATTTTATTGTCGAAGGTCCAATACCAATTTCTTGACTAAATTTGCTTCATTCTGCCTTATCTCGCaaaatattctgacatattctgaaaatatgCTGTGTGAAGGGCATTTTTCAGCAGAAATAACCGCCTAAAATAATGGTCACATATTGCATTCGCATGGATACCTACTCATTATTTAATTTCATGACCGTCAAAAGACCTCTTTATGAAACATTATTTTATATCAGATTTATAATATTAAATCCTGGTCATCCTCGAAATTTAGATATATGACATAAGGTACTTTTCATAGAACTTTTATTTGAGCTCTACAAAGTTCTCATTTTTCGATTTCATATGAGGCATAAAGTAAGTGTGTTCTGTGATATAAGGTTTGGTTCGTAGAGTGATTTGCAACGGTGTAAcggaactgtacagagcaagcgcaattccattttagggtagcgaaaatctaTTTGCGCTTGCtttgtacagttcacaaccgttgtgaaccacactACGAACAGGCCTATTATTTGCTCGACGTCAGCCATGAATAAAGCCATAAACGAAAGGGCTGAATCGACATTTTCTGCAATTTTATAGTAATATTTCAACCGATATACACACAAAATTTACTAATTTTATACAAACCTTTCTCCATGAATCATTATTCTGTCTGTTCTCTGTTGGTGAAAACCGCATGAAAATCTGTTCAGTATTTTTTAAGTTTAAGGCGAACAGCCTGGCACGGTGGGGTACTTTTGGTTTTATTGTATCTGTTGAACAAATCTCATGCTTTCTACAATATATAACTTGTGACATGATTGATTGACTCAAATCTTTGAGGAACAAACGCAAAAACGTCAGGTCAGCCGTTGAAGAAAGAAGTGAATAATTGGAAGTGTTCAAGATTTAATACGGAAATGAATATATGACATTCGGAATATATAATTTCATAAGATGTGGTGTCTTATTTAAACAACATCTTGCGCTTCAAAATTGACCTCTAGGCAGTATAGCTTATTATCACTCTTTTGAAAAAACTCCGTAATGAACACTCTGAACTTTCCTGCCCAAAACGGTATCTTACGAAGTAAACTCATATCAATAAGCCCTTCCTTCATCGGATAGTTTccctaaaaaaataataataatttttttttattttcgaacataACGAAAAATCATCATTTCTAggaaattaaaacaaattatccaatttccacaaaatgaGTTCATGTACCCTCAGATTCCAAcgaagtttttattttttcctttttttaacattcaaattttattttatgttagCGACTAAACTGACGAAAATACTACTAACTAGTTGAatacaaatattaaaaataaattcagtATTGGTAGTTATCGAGGTCAATCTGGTCGCTGAGTACCTAAATCCGGCGATAACTTATCACATTGGACgatttccaaaatttcaaaaaaattcagtttctaTATGTATCATTTCGAAGTCTTCGTTGAAATTGTGCTTTGCATTCAGCAGATGCTCAGCAAACGTAGAGTCTCCAGTGCCTTTGACGAGACAATTTCTGTGTTCTAATATTCTTTTCTGGAATTTTCTACCTCTTTGGCCTATATACATAGGTAAAAAGATGAACAATCACTACGACTAAGTTTAAAAACTGCACATTTATCTCCCTAATAATTCGTTTGATCTTTATCATTCTTAATTTATTTACGTGTCGTGGttttaaaactcattttgtgaaaatagtATGATCTGTtataagttcaattatggattttcatcaaaaaagTATCGACCACATCAATTCTAGGAAgcaaaatactgaattttattcaGCAATATCGAAAGTTCGAACAATGACGAAAACTCGAAATTACTTTGAAAGTGAATTACTGGAAATGAATGCTCTTTTTCATGTTCAAAAGCTGCCCGTTCACAAATCATGAACTGATAAATTCATTCTGAAAAAACCGTGAATACATACAGGAGGTATAGGACATTTCTCGGGTTCTGCAACATTCGTCAATTTGGCCCAACTTATCCACATGTCTCGCATAAGGGGTGAATTTAGAGAAGAGCGACAAACATCTTTTTGGGGAGGTAAGAGGGGCAGTTGAGTCCATCCCTGTTCCGtccatttttctaatttcatgtGTCCCTGAAATGAGTGAAACGGTTATATAGTAAGTATAGGAGGTCGCAACGAAAGTCAGCCTTTTAACTATAATAAATACAATAGgaacattgaaaaaattgattggcTGTCAGTTaaactgaaaataatcaatcttcactaataaaaatgaaatcgattgATGAGAAATAGAAATCTGAAACCCAATGTtcttataaatatatttatacgAACGGTATACGGCCTTCTATGGTGTGATCGGAAATATAGCATCACGATTCTTCTTTCgttagtagctcaggcctacggccctcacgattcgccttttgtccgttAGTCGAGCCTATGGCCCTCACGAGTCGCCTTCTGACCGCAGCTCTGGCCTACGCCACTCGCGATTTGCTTTTTATACTTAGCTCGTGCTTACAGCTCTCACATTTCGCATTTTGTTAGTAACTCAGGCCTACGGCTCTCACGATTCTCATTTGTTAGCAGCACAGGCCAACGGCCCTCACGATTCGCCTTTtttagtagctcaggcctacggccctcacgatacgccttttgtcagaagctcgggcctacagccctcacgattcgccttttgttagttgctcaggcctacggccctcaatATTCGCCTTTTGTTattagctcaggcctacggccctcacgatacgccttttgtctGTAGCTCGGGCCTAGAGCCCTCACGATTCTCCTTCTGTTAGTAGCTCAGGCCAACGTCCCTCACGATTCGTCTTCTGTTGGTAGCTCAGGCCTATGGCCCTCACGATTCGTCTTTTGTTAGTAGCTCAGgtctacggccctcacgattctCCTCCTTTTGCTACTctctcaggcctacggcccttaCGATTCTCCTTTTTTTTGTTGCTCAGGCCTGCGGCCCTCACGATTCGCCTTTtttagtagctcaggcctacggcctcAATATTCGCCTTTTGTTattagctcaggcctacggccctcacgatactCCTTTTGTctgtagctcgggcctacagcCCTCACGATTATCCTTCTGTTAGTAGCTCAGGCCAACGTCCCTCACGATTCGTCTTTtgttagtagctcaggcctacggccctcacgattctCCTCCTTTTGTTactagctcaggcctacggccctcacgatgagccttttgtccgtagctcaggtctacggccctcacgatacgccttttgttagtagctcaggcctacggcctcACGATCTTTTGTTGAAAGCTTGGGCCTATAGCCCTCGTGATTCGCCTTTtgttagtagctcaggcctacggccctcacgatacaccttttgtccgtagctcacGATACGCCTGAATTGttagtagctcgggcctacagcCCTCACGATTCTCCATTTGTTAGcggctcaggcctacggccctcacgatacgccttttgttagtagctcagttctacggccctcacgattcgCCTTTTGTTGGTAGCTctggcctacggccctcacgatacgccttttgtccgtagttcaggcctacggccctcacgatacgccttTGTTAGTAGCTCatgcctacggccctcacgattctCTGTTTGtccgtagctcaggcctacggccctcaagatacgccttttgtccgtaggTCAGGCCTACGGTCCTCACAATACGCCTTTTGTTAACAGCTGGAGCCTACAGCCCTCAAAATTCCCCTTTtgttagtagctcaggcctactaCCTtcacgatacgccttttgtccgtagctcaggcctacggccttCACGATACTCCTTTTGTTAGAAGCTCGGGCCTACAGCCCTCACGATTCCCTTCTTAAGAGCTTGGGCCTACGTCCCTCACGATACGCCTGAATTGttagtagctcgggcctacagcCCTCACGATTCTCCATTTGTGAgcagctcaggcctacggcgctcacgatacgccttttgttagtagctcaggtctacggccctcacgattcgccttttgttgatagctcgggcctacggccctcacgatacgccttttgtccgtagttcaggcctacggccctcacgattctTCTTTTGTTAGTAGCTCATGCCTACGGTCCTCACGATTCTCCTCCTTTTGTTTGTTGCTCAGGCCTGCGGCCCTCACGATACGTCTTTTGTTAAAAGCTTGGGCCTACAGCCCTCACTTTTCGCCTTTtgttagtagctcaggcctacggccctcacgattctCCTCCTTTTGTTACTAGCTCAttcctacggccctcacgaaaGGCCTTTTGTTAGTAGCTCTGGCCTACGGCCCTTACGATACGCCATTTGttagtagctcgggcctacagccctcacgattctccttttgttagtagctcaggcctacggccctcacgattcgccttttttagtagctcaggcctacggccctcacgatacgccttttgtcaGTAGCTCAGTCCTACGGCCCTAACGATAagccttttgtccgtagctcaggcctacggccctcacgatacgccttttgtcaGTAGCTCAGTCCTACGGCCCtaacgatacgccttttgtccgtagctcaggcctacggccctcacgatacgtCTTTTGTTAAAAGCTTGGGCCTACAGCCCTCAcgattcgccttttgtccgtagctcaggcctacggccctcttGATTCGCCTTTtttagtagctcaggcctacggccctcacgatacgccttttgtcaGTAGCTCAGTCCTACGGCCCtaacgatacgccttttgtccgtagctcaggcctacgtcCCTAACGATACGTCTTTTGTTGAAAGCttgggcctacggccctcacgatagGTCTTTTGTAAAAAGCTTGGGCCTACAGCCCTCACGAcacgccttttgtccgtagctcaggcctacggcccttaCGATACGCCTTCTGttagtagctcgggcctacagccctcacgattcgccttttgttagtagctcaggcctacggccctcacgacaCGCCTTTGGTCAGAAGCCCAGGCCTACAgccctcacgatacgccttttgttagtagctcgggcctacagcCCTCACGATTCTCCTTTTGTTTGTTGCTCAGGCTTGcggccctcacgatacgccATTTGTTAGTTACTCGGGCCTACAGCCCTCACGATTCTCCTTTtgttagtagctcaggcctacagccctcacgatacgccttttgtccgtagctcaggcctacggccctcacgattcgccttttttagtagctcaggcctacagccctcacgatacgccttttgtccgtagctcaggcctacggccttCACGACACGCCTTTTGTCAAAAGCCCAGG includes:
- the LOC123319983 gene encoding uncharacterized protein LOC123319983; translated protein: MQSTSLKPLNIDQVNKKILQRKPFVRPDYDLLNPTGNYHDEHLKMYKEKCARFADIAKKYREFNEQTFLTSKEKLLKDYENFIEGVSEDFFHLKQKETESEIKEDFYEKMRNYEVDGRRERRRLIRNIHEKLDTTTNDYCIEPWFKRYLILNKFIYYARAVVLKNRLLKNLEILKQLNHEKIQELEQKHLRCRNESYSQLFAKFL